Part of the Kitasatospora sp. NBC_00374 genome is shown below.
CTCGAAGAACCACATCCGCTGCTGCGCGAAGGACAGCGGTACGGCGCCTTCGCGGCGGGCCGGCCGCAGCGGCGGGACGGTTGCCGCGGTGGAGCCGCTCGGGGTCTCCCGCACCCGGTCCGCGAGCTCGGCCACCGTCGCCGACTCGAAGACGGTCCGCAGGGACACCTCCCGGCCCAGCGCATGGCGCAGCCGGGAGACCATCTGGATGGCCATCAGCGAATGTCCGCCGAGGTCGAAGAAGTTGTCGGTCGTGCCGACCCGGTCGAGGCTGAGCACGTCCTGCCAGATCCCGGCGATGGCCCGCTCGGTCTCGTCGCGCGGAGCGAGGTAGTCGTGCCGGGTGACCGCGGCGCGCACCGCACGGTCGTCGGCCGTACCGGGGTCGGGCAGAGCCCGGTAGTCGACCTTGCCGCTGGAGTTCAGCGGCAGCTCGTCCAGCCAGAGCAGGACGGTCGGGACCATGACCTCGGGCAGCCTGCGCAGCAGAGTGGTGCGCAGCTCGGCCGGGGTGGGCCGGGCGCCCGAGGCGACCAGGTAGGCGACCAGGAAGCGGTGTCCCGAGGTGTCCTCGTGGACGATCACGGCCGCCTGCAGCAGGGCGGGGAGGTCGCGCAGCGCGGCCTCGATCTCGCCGAGTTCGATCCGGTGCCCGCCGAGCTTGACCTGCCGGTCGACCCGCCCGAGGAAGTCGAGCCGACCGTCGGGCCGGTAGCGCACCCGGTCGCCCGTCCGGTAGAGCCGGTCGCCGTCGACGAACGGCGAGGGGACGAACCGCTCGCCGGTGAGGTCCGGCCGGCCGAGGTAGCCGCGGGCGACTCCGCTGCCGCCGATCCAGAGCTCGCCGGGCACGCCGATCGGCACCGGCGCCAACTGCGGGTCCAGCACGTACAGCCGGGTGTTGGCGACCGGCCGGCCGACGGACACCCCGTCGTCGAGGTCCTCGGCCGGCCAGGCCGTCGACCAGATCGTGGTCTCGGTGGGGCCGTACATGTTCAGCACCCGGCCGTCGGCGGCGAGCCGGCCGGCCAGTGCCGCGGGGAGCGCCTCACCGCCGACGACCAGGGTGTCCAGCTTCCGCAGCGCCTCGCCGGTCTGCGGGTCGGCGGCCAGGATGCCGGCCAGCGACGGCGTGCACTGGAGGTGGGTGACACCGTGTCGCGCGATCTGGGCGGCGACACCGTGGTCGAGGGCTTCGGCGTCCTCGGCGTCCTCGGTGGCACCGCCGCCGGCGTCCGCGAAGCGCTGCCGGACCTCGTTCAGCAGCGGCAGGGAGGCGAGGACCTGGTCGGCCGGCACACCGAAGTCGATCAGGCAGGCCAGCTCGTCGGCACCGGCCGCCCGGATGCGCTCGGCCATCGCCGTGCACTCCTCTAGCGTGCCCATCAGGGCACCGCCGTCGTAGTAGTGCTCGAAGGCGTGGTCGAGCAGCGCCTCGAGGTCCTCCTCGGTCGGCTCGCCGTCGATGCCGAGGCTGGGCGCCAGCGAGCGGACCAGTCCGAAGGACTTCGCCAGGTAGGCGCGGAACGGGCCGCGGACCGTCTCGCGCACCTCGGCCGGGTCGACCCCGACGAAGGCGTGCGCCATCAGCGCCACATGCCCCTCGCCCGGATGTCCGGCCGCCCTCCAGGCGGCGCGGTACACCGCGATCTTCTCCGCCAGCTCGGTCAGGTTCTGCCCGAGCAGGTGCGTGAGCAGGCCGACGCCGGCCGCACCGGCCGCGCGGAAGGTGTCGGGGCTGCCGGCCGCCGCGAGCCAGATCGGCAGCTCGGAGCGGACCGGACGGGGAAAGGTGCGCACCTGGATCTCGCGGCCCGCGCCGTTGCGGACCTCGACCGCCTCACCGCGCCAGAGCCGGCGGACGGTCGCCATCTGCTCGAGCATGGCGTCACGGCGCCGCTCGTAGACGGTCGGGTCCGGGGCGAGCGCGAAGTCGTCGGCGTGCCAGCCGGAGGCGAATGAGATCCCGGCCCGGCCGTGCGAGAGGTTGTCGACGACCGCCCACTCCTCCGCCACCCTGACCGGGTTGTGCAGGGGCAGCACCACGCTGCCGGCCCGGATCTGCACCCGCTCGGTGACCATGGCGAGCGCGGCCGCGGTGACCGAAGGGTTGGGGTACAGGCCGCCGAAGGAGTCGAAGTGCCGCTCGGGGGTCCACACCGCCGAGAAGCCGTGCCGGTCGGCGAACCGGGCGCCGTCGAGCATCAGCCGGTAGCGGTCGGCGGTCTCCTCGTCATCGCTGCTGACGGCGAAGTAGAACAGGCTGAAGTCGAGCGGGCGGGCGGCCGTGGCGCCCTGGGCGCCGCCTCCGGGCAGGATGTCGCCCTCGCCCTGGACGACCACCGTCCATCCGTTGGTCAGCGGCCAGAGCAGCTCCAGCGCGGCGATGTCGAACGACACGCTGGTGAGGGCCAGCCAGACGCCGCCGTCCCGAACACCGACGACCTCGTCCATCGCGGACAGGAAGTTGGCCAGCGAGCCGTGCTCGATCATGACGCCCTTGGGCTTCCCGGTCGAGCCGGAGGTGTAGATGACGTACGCCAGGTCGGTCCCGCCCACCTCGGCCGCCTCGGCGCGCGGCGCCGGCCGCCCGTCGTCCACCACGACCAGCCGCACCGGCAGGCCGGCGAACCGGTGCCGCTGGGCACGGCTGGTGACCAGCACCTGGACGGCCGCGTCCTCCAGCATGTACGCCAGACGCTCCGGCGGCAGCGCGGCGTCGATCGGCAGGTAGCCCGCGCCGGACCGCAGGACCCCGATCAGGGCGGCCACCATCTCCGGCGAGCGCTCGATGCACACCGCCACCGGTACGTCCGGGACGGTGCCCGCCGCCTGCACCCGGCCGGCCACCGCGTCCGCGGCGGCGTCGAGTTCGGCGTAGGTGAGCCGGCGGTCGCGGAACACCACGGCGGGGGCGTCCGGGGTGAGCCGGGCCTGGCGGCGGATGCGCTCGTGCGCGGGGAGCGACTCCTGCTCGCGCTCGGTGGCGTTCCAGGCGCCGAGCACGGTCTCCCGCTCGGCCTCGGGGAGCAGCGGCAGCAGGCCGACCCGGCGGTCGGGGTCGGCGGCGACCGCCGTCAGCAGGGTCTGCCAGTGCGAGAGCAGCCGACGCATCGTGTCGCCGCGGAACACCTCCGCGTTGTACTGGACGCTGACGCTCGGTTCGCCGTCGGCCTGGACGAACTCCAGGGTCAGGTCGAACTCGGTGGCAGCGCGGCTGCTCGGCAGCGGTTCGACGGCCAGCCCGGGCAGGTCGAGCGGGGACATCGCGGTGTTCTGGACCACGAAGAGCGCCTGGAACAGCGGCGGGCGGGCCGGGTCCCGGCGCGGCTGGAGCACCTCCACCAGCTGCTCGACAGGGGTGTCCTGGTGCTCGTAGGCGCCCAGAGCGCTCTCCCGGACCCGGGCGAGCAGCTCCAGGAAGGTGGGGTCGTCCGACAGATCGGCGCGCAGCACCAGGGTGTTGACGAAGAAGCCGATCAGGTTCTCGACCTCGGCCCTGGTGCGGTTGGCGATGGGCGAGCCGACCAGGGTGTCGGGCTCGCCGGTGTATCGGGACAGCAGGACGTGGAAGGTCGCGAGCAGCACCATGAAGCGGGTGGCGCCCGCCCGGCGGCCCAGCTCGTCCAACTCGGCGACCAGGTGCGCCGGGAGGACGAGGGTCTCCTGGGCACCGAGATGGCGGCTGGTCGCCGGACGGGGCCGGTCGGTGGGGAGTTCGAGCAGGCTCGGAGCGCCGGCCAGCTGTCCGGTCCAGTAGTCGAGCTGGCTCTGCAGCGCCTCGCCCTCCAGCTGGGACTGCTGCCAGCGCGCGAAGTCGCCGTACTGGACCGGCAGGGCGGGCAGGGCCGTCGCCGACCCGTCACCGCCGGCCCGGTAGAGCGCCGCCACCTCCTTGAGCAGCAGGTCCACCGACCACATGTCGGCGATGATGTGGTGGATGGTCAGGACCAGCACGTGCTCGTCCGGGCGGACCCGCAGCAGGGTGGTCCGGAGCAGCGGCAGCCGGGTGAGGTCGAACGGGCGGGCGATGTCGGCGGCGGTCAGCCGGCGCAGCTCGTGCTCGCGCTCGTCCTCGCCCAGCGAGCCGAGATCGATGACGGGAAGCGGCAGGTCGAGGTGGTCGGCCGGGAGCTGCACCGGCACGTCGTCCACCAGGCCGAAGCGGGTGCGCAGGATCGCGTGCCGGCCGGCGACGGCCTGGAAGCTGCGTCGCAGCAGCCCGGTGTCCAGCTCGCCGGTGAGCCGCCAGGAGGCGGTCATGTGGTAGGTCGAGGTGCCCGGGTGGACCTGCTCGAAGAACCACATCCGGCGCTGCTGGGAGGACATCGGCAGCGGCTCGCCGGTGCCCGCCGGGACGATCGCCGGAGCGACGGCCCGGGCGGCGGCGGCCCGGCCGAGCAGCTCCATCACCTCGTCCCGGTGCGCCGCGAGGGCGGCCCGCAGCTCCGAAGTCAGGGCGCCGGCCGGTGCGCGGAACCGCAGCTTCCCGTCCTCGGCCCACAGGTCGACCCCGGCCTCGCGCAGCCGGGACAGCAGGTCTACGACCTTCACAGCTCCCCCTCCTCGGTGTTCTCGCCATGCTCCGGCCGGCCCTGGGCGAAGCCGGTCAACACTGCGACCAGG
Proteins encoded:
- a CDS encoding MupA/Atu3671 family FMN-dependent luciferase-like monooxygenase encodes the protein MKVVDLLSRLREAGVDLWAEDGKLRFRAPAGALTSELRAALAAHRDEVMELLGRAAAARAVAPAIVPAGTGEPLPMSSQQRRMWFFEQVHPGTSTYHMTASWRLTGELDTGLLRRSFQAVAGRHAILRTRFGLVDDVPVQLPADHLDLPLPVIDLGSLGEDEREHELRRLTAADIARPFDLTRLPLLRTTLLRVRPDEHVLVLTIHHIIADMWSVDLLLKEVAALYRAGGDGSATALPALPVQYGDFARWQQSQLEGEALQSQLDYWTGQLAGAPSLLELPTDRPRPATSRHLGAQETLVLPAHLVAELDELGRRAGATRFMVLLATFHVLLSRYTGEPDTLVGSPIANRTRAEVENLIGFFVNTLVLRADLSDDPTFLELLARVRESALGAYEHQDTPVEQLVEVLQPRRDPARPPLFQALFVVQNTAMSPLDLPGLAVEPLPSSRAATEFDLTLEFVQADGEPSVSVQYNAEVFRGDTMRRLLSHWQTLLTAVAADPDRRVGLLPLLPEAERETVLGAWNATEREQESLPAHERIRRQARLTPDAPAVVFRDRRLTYAELDAAADAVAGRVQAAGTVPDVPVAVCIERSPEMVAALIGVLRSGAGYLPIDAALPPERLAYMLEDAAVQVLVTSRAQRHRFAGLPVRLVVVDDGRPAPRAEAAEVGGTDLAYVIYTSGSTGKPKGVMIEHGSLANFLSAMDEVVGVRDGGVWLALTSVSFDIAALELLWPLTNGWTVVVQGEGDILPGGGAQGATAARPLDFSLFYFAVSSDDEETADRYRLMLDGARFADRHGFSAVWTPERHFDSFGGLYPNPSVTAAALAMVTERVQIRAGSVVLPLHNPVRVAEEWAVVDNLSHGRAGISFASGWHADDFALAPDPTVYERRRDAMLEQMATVRRLWRGEAVEVRNGAGREIQVRTFPRPVRSELPIWLAAAGSPDTFRAAGAAGVGLLTHLLGQNLTELAEKIAVYRAAWRAAGHPGEGHVALMAHAFVGVDPAEVRETVRGPFRAYLAKSFGLVRSLAPSLGIDGEPTEEDLEALLDHAFEHYYDGGALMGTLEECTAMAERIRAAGADELACLIDFGVPADQVLASLPLLNEVRQRFADAGGGATEDAEDAEALDHGVAAQIARHGVTHLQCTPSLAGILAADPQTGEALRKLDTLVVGGEALPAALAGRLAADGRVLNMYGPTETTIWSTAWPAEDLDDGVSVGRPVANTRLYVLDPQLAPVPIGVPGELWIGGSGVARGYLGRPDLTGERFVPSPFVDGDRLYRTGDRVRYRPDGRLDFLGRVDRQVKLGGHRIELGEIEAALRDLPALLQAAVIVHEDTSGHRFLVAYLVASGARPTPAELRTTLLRRLPEVMVPTVLLWLDELPLNSSGKVDYRALPDPGTADDRAVRAAVTRHDYLAPRDETERAIAGIWQDVLSLDRVGTTDNFFDLGGHSLMAIQMVSRLRHALGREVSLRTVFESATVAELADRVRETPSGSTAATVPPLRPARREGAVPLSFAQQRMWFFELMNPGTASYHLSAALRLTGVLRPEALSRAFEDIVRRHEILRTAFTEADGVPVQLAAERRSVPLPLTDLSGLPAGERQAAVERLAREEARRPFDLAEDLLLRTTLLRVDGTEHILLLTTHHIVADSWSIGVMAKELGALYDAHCTGLPADLPELQVQYADFTLWQQSWLDGPVVERQLDYWRRTLAGAPPVLALPYDRPRPAIPTHRGEQAVFRLGPEISETLKTLSRQQDVTVFVMLLAAFKVLLHRWAEEEHIVLGVPVGGRNVPELEPLVGFFANITVMHTDLGGEPAFTEVLHRVRDAVIGAYDHQDLPVEKLVADLGADRTLAHNPLFQVMFVYTNDLAMSPALGGLEVTALDVHPGDVFMDLNLAMEDGPDGLAGTLDYSTELFDEATVDWLLASFREVLTAVLADPSVPIADLPLAAGRPEPAPAPACPPAAEAAPEIPLVVSATFTANPVRESLTYWAEQLDLPLSVEFAPYNQVFQQLLDPAGAMAANREGVNAALLRVEDWTGPGGEELEVADEFLQALAAFQQGRPTPFVVVLCPAAAPWAEVEASWRSRLTAGLAGIEGVVCLDLEPMLELYGVEEYSDPISEQAGRIPYTAEFFAVLGTCLARQLSALLGGYPGVVVVDGTPFTAGEQDPIAGMLAAAVRSLAGQGRRVHVSAAPDSGGPWLAALSAAGVTVRTDGRPPSQQLDGAAHESGAALGDCAYLSGDTAACATVQADRPDVLVLQHPVQGDELAAFLDHTWVFDTPGGATAGAFWWEVQG